The proteins below come from a single Megalops cyprinoides isolate fMegCyp1 chromosome 5, fMegCyp1.pri, whole genome shotgun sequence genomic window:
- the LOC118777921 gene encoding zinc finger protein 703-like — MNDSSCGSKTHQIRSQTPERTNGDGSDHSGDLGHFGIKRFAIASLSPSDPKRQAQRLPIRIIKMLTAHSGHLLHPEYLQPLTSAPVSIELDAKKSPLALLAQTCSQIGKPDTPPSTKLGSIAASGLGDKDPSGRPSGSGLKLGEPRPSLEDKSSFKPYSKVGGECRKDGGTANGNAGTDKAGFRLPGNSGAAPCPSFPPHALSPGSRVGSPPHPQPQPRGPTQSPPALQAPHPHGLHTDTKPAAADPGGSENGGGSSKKEAEACKSTLDSAHAANSSHARASANSSSASSDCSPQHEGKADSLPSQPTLVSGHVAPVSPFKPGHSVFPLPSSSMGYHGSIVGAYAGYPSPFVSGLDHTKSSLVGGSVGVPGKHPSSSPLTGASPPSFMQGLCRDPYCLAYPNAPHLGGSNCTSCVHDPSSTLKSGFPLMYPTHPLHSLHPSSLSSSATPSLSHPLYTYGFMLPNEPLPHACNWVSAGGPCDKRFATSDELLSHLRTHTALPGVDGKLLPGYPSSSAAAASCHLHLPPQGSPGSLASSFSLRAPPSLGLTRYHPYSKVHLPAAPSLPVHSLPASSPYYSPYALYGQRLGSASALGYP, encoded by the exons ATGAACGATTCTTCCTGTGGATCTAAAACGCATCAAATACGCAGTCAGACACCCGAGCGCACCAACGGCGACGGCAGCGATCATTCCGGTGACCTCGGGCATTTCGGGATTAAAAGATTCGCGATTGCTTCGCTTTCGCCCTCGGATCCTAAACGACAGGCACAGCGGCTGCCTATTCGGATTATCAAGATGTTGACCGCTCACTCCGGTCACTTGCTTCACCCGGAGTACCTCCAACCACTGACCTCAGCGCCAGTTAGCATAGAG CTGGATGCCAAAAAGAGTCCCCTGGCCTTGCTGGCCCAGACCTGTTCTCAGATTGGCAAGCCAGACACGCCTCCGTCCACCAAGCTGGGCTCCATCGCCGCCAGCGGCCTCGGCGACAAGGACCCGTCCGGCCGACCCTCGGGCTCGGGGCTGAAGCTCGGGGAGCCACGCCCGTCTCTGGAGGACAAGTCCAGCTTCAAGCCTTACTCCAAGGTCGGGGGGGAGTGTCGGAAGGACGGGGGCACCGCCAACGGCAACGCCGGCACGGACAAGGCGGGGTTTCGGTTGCCTGGCAACAGCGGCGCGGCGCCCTGCCCGTCCTTCCCCCCGCACGCCCTCTCGCCCGGCTCCAGGGTGGGctcgcccccccacccccagccccagccaCGGGGACCCACACAGTCGCCCCCGGCCCTGCAGGCCCCTCACCCCCACGGTCTGCACACGGACACCAAACCGGCGGCCGCCGACCCGGGTGGCTCGGAGAACGGCGGTGGTAGCTCgaagaaagaggcagaggccTGCAAGTCGACTCTGGACAGCGCCCACGCTGCCAACTCCAGCCACGCCAGGGCCAGCGCCAACTCCAGCAGCGCCAGCTCTGACTGCAGCCCGCAGCACGAGGGCAAGGCCGACTCTCTGCCCTCTCAGCCCACCCTGGTCTCTGGGCATGTGGCGCCCGTCTCCCCCTTCAAGCCGGGCCACTCTGTcttccccctgccctcctccagcATGGGCTACCATGGCTCCATAGTGGGCGCCTACGCGGGTTACCCCTCCCCTTTCGTCTCTGGGTTGGATCATACCAAGTCCAGCCTggtagggggcagtgtgggtGTCCCCGGGAAACACCCCAGCTCCAGCCCACTCACCGGGGCCTCCCCTCCGTCCTTCATGCAGGGCCTGTGCAGGGACCCCTACTGTTTGGCGTACCCCAACGCCCCCCACCTCGGGGGCAGCAACTGCACTTCCTGCGTCCACgacccctcctccaccctgaaGTCGGGGTTCCCCTTGATGTACCCCACCCACCCGCTGCACTCCCTCCATCCCAGCTCCCTGTCGTCCAGCGCCACGCCCTCCCTGTCCCACCCGCTCTACACCTACGGCTTCATGCTCCCCAATGAGCCCCTCCCGCACGCCTGCAACTGGGTCTCGGCGGGGGGTCCCTGCGACAAGCGCTTCGCCACCTCCGACGAGCTGCTGTCCCACCTCCGCACGCACACCGCCCTCCCCGGCGTGGACGGCAAGCTCCTCCCCGGctacccctcctcctccgccgcTGCTGCCTCCTgccacctccacctgccccctCAGGGCAGCCCGGGCTCCCTCGCCAGCTCCTTCTCCCTGCGGGCCCCGCCCAGCCTGGGTCTCACCCGCTACCACCCCTACAGCAAGGTGCACCTCCCTGccgccccctccctgcctgtgcACTCCCTCCCGGCCTCCTCACCCTACTACTCACCCTACGCCCTGTACGGCCAGAGGCTGGGCTCCGCCTCCGCTCTGGGGTACCCATGA